The Mucilaginibacter sp. PAMB04168 genome contains the following window.
AAACTGAATCGTATACCGGCGTTGTCATTGGAAAAAGGCTGGAATCACTTCCTGATCAAAGTGGCGCAGAAAAAAGGCGATTGGAAATTGGCTTTAAAATTTGAAAGCAATCAAAAGTCATTTTTCAGTGAAATAAAATCACAAATCGCCTACTAAATTAGTATCAGCTACAAATTTTCAACCCGTGTAATGAATCATTACACGGGTTATTTTCTTATTAGCCCGGCAGGGCCGGAACTAAAGAGCCGCATGGAGATATACAAAGAAGTCACTATATATGATATTGCTAAGCAGTTAAATCTATCTGCTGCTACGGTTAGCCGCGCACTAGCAAACCATTCCAGCGTTGGTCAGATCAGCAAGAGCAGAGTACAGAAAATGGCACGGCAAATGGGGTATCGAACAAATTTTTTGGCAAGCAACCTTCGCAAACAACGAAGTAATACGATTGGTGTAATTGTTCCTCGTTTAAATAGTTGCTTTATTTCGGATGTAATTGCGGGTATAGAACAAACAATTTACCAGGCAAATTATAACCTCATTATCAGCCAATCGTTAGAAACGCTTGATAAAGAGATCAAGAATGCAGAAAGCATGTATAAAAATCGGGTAGACGGGCTACTGGCTTCACTTTCTAATGAAACCCGGGATATTGATCATTTCAATATGTATTCAAAACGAAATATTCCGGTCGTTTTTTTCGACAAAACACCTGCTAACTCTAATTTTACAACGGTAAGTACGAATAACATCAAGGCTGCATACCATATAACCCAACATTTGATAGAACAGGGTTGCCGTCGGATTGTGCATGTCACTTCCAACAAAATACATAGCGTGTATATCGACCGCTTCAAAGGTTACAGGCAAGCTTTATCGGACAACCACATTCCTTATGAGCCCCAAATGGTTGTTACTACCAGCTTAAACGCTCCTGATCCGATAGCTATCATTGACCGAACACTTGCTTTGTCAAAACAAGCCGACGCCATTTTTGCGACCAATGACCTGTGCGCTGTCGCCTGTATCAAAGAATTGAAGGCACGTGGATTAAGTGTGCCTAATGACATTGCCATAGCTGGATTTAACAACGATCCGCTCTCCCGTATTATTGAACCCAACCTGACCACCGTCAATTATAAGGGCAATGAAATGGGACAAACAGCAGCAAGAGAATTATTAAAATACCTGGATGAGAGTGCCCAACAGTCAATGGAACCCAACCGGTTGTGTATAGATTCAGAGGTCGTTGTCCGGGCTTCATCATTGATTAGATAGTCCCGTAGCTGATAAGCCGCCTGCATCATCTAAGGTCGGTGCACCATACTTGTACTTAGCTGCTTATTTAATTTTGTTAAACAGGTACCGAGGTATTTTATCGGTGTTGCCGTTCCCCTCCCGCAAGATGTTGCTTGTTGCGCCTGCCAGCTGCAAGTACCAGTCAGACGGCAGGTGTTCATTGTCCTGATCGGCCGAAATAAACTTCGCCCTCGCCGGTTTATCAGCTTTAGACTTTGCCAGTTTATACATGGCTGTTCCTTCGTCTACCTCATCATACATCGCGATATAAATCATTTTCACGCCGGCATCAATGACGTTATAAGATTGACGCCAATAAAAATTGCCGCCATTCCGCGGAATTTGGTTAAACGCGGATCGGCCGTGGCGTAGATTATACCAGGAAAAACCCGGGAAAATAACCGGCAGGTAGTCAACCTTTTGTTTTTTACAATAATCTATATCGGGCACAATAACACGTTCTTTAAAATTATCGGCGGCGGCCATGCTGCCGTAGCGCCCTACGGCCCAGGGGCTCAGCACATCCAGCTTATTATAAACGGCCATCCAGTCGCTTGTATGGCTGCGCCAGTTATCGTTTACGCCGCCCATAATGGTAGCGCGATACTTTTTGTCGGGCCCGTTATGAAACCAGTTTAGTAATGAATCGACCTGCGAAACGGTGGCAAAACCGGTATGGTTAAACCCTAAGCCCCAAATGGCCAGCAAAGGGCGGCCTTTATGGTTGAGGTAACTCTTGCTTTTAGTAATCTGTAACGAATCGACCAGGTATTTCCAATCGGCCAGCAGGTTTTGTTTCCAGTTTTTGCCTGCCCCCGATATATCGTACATGATGCAGTATATGCGCTTATACTTTTCGCTGGCTTTTTTAACGTTGCGCACCACCTGGTTAAAATGCCTGCGGCCACCGGGGCTGCCTACATCGCTCAAAAAACGCTGTTCAAAAACACCGTCCAGCTCATTATCCTTTAACCATTTAAAGTGTACATCTACAGCTTCGTATTTATAGGCCGAATACAAGCTGGCCTTGCGCCCGTCGGGATAACTCATGTTGGTTGGCTCCTGTACCGACGCCGGATACTCCCGCATATCGGGCCAAACATCAAAATTGGCATTGGCCGAATCGGGCGAGCGGCCGCCGAACCAGTGCCGCCATACCCGGTTTCCCGAACCATCATTTGGTGTGGCATGCCAGCCCTGGTAGCCAAACATTACCTTTTTATCCAGCGTTGATGGGTCTGGCGTGTATGATTTCTCAACTACAGGCGCAACGGCTACGTTATGGTTGCCCGTAAATCTTCCTGATAAGGGCGACAAACCAGCCAGTAACAGTAAAGCGCCTAAAGCGGATATAATTGTTTTCATATATAAATGGATCAAAGTTTTTAGAGTTGCGGAAGCATTCGATGCATCAGCGTAGCATCACATTTTAATGGTTGAACCTCCGTAATCGCCCGATGGCATTTGTACCTGGCGAGTGCGTTTGCCTATTTCGAGGCTAATAGTTGCTGCTGTACGTGTAGGATCGGACACCCAAACATTACCATTGCCTGTATTCAGGATAACCAGGCAAGGCTTATCGGCCTTGATTACCTGTTTATTGTCCATAGTAACCGAACCGGGTGCATAAAATACAGCCATTACCCTGCTGCCCGATTGTATGGCTTGTACAGTGGCTGTATTTACCAAAACTTTTACAGAGGTGTTTTCCGAAATACTTTTGGCTTGCTCCAAGTTAACGGCGGGTTTAATTATATAGGCATAATCGTTCTTTTTAGCGTGAGATAGATATGTGGTGAACACCTCGCCCTTAACCGTTTTATCGGCTGAAGCTTTATCGATGTTGATCCAGTTGCCCTGTCTTTTGGCGTTATCGGTGATCGGCTCCTGTTTATTATCCGGGAAAATGTAAACCATATTGTCGTGCCATAGCCATGCCTCACCCTGCTTATTTTTGCCTAAATAAACTTTGGAATTACCTGCAAATCGTTGGTTAACTGTGGTAAATGTTTGTGTCGGATGCAATGAGGTGATGCCCGCTCCTAAAGCGATCAGCATATCATCCACAAAAAAGTAACTCTTGTTGGCCTTCACGTCCATGCGGTTATAAATCATGGCGCTTATACCCGCCACCGAGTCGCTCACCTGCCCTACAAATGGCGAATTGTTGGCCGTAGCAAAGGCTTTGGTTAAGGTGATGCTGGTATCGGTGGTTATGCCCGGAAGCATTTGCCAGTTCCACAATGGCTCTATATTGCGGTATTCGTTACCGGTTTGCTGTATAAGGGTAACGCCATCATTCAGGTAAGGGCCTCTGAGGTTTTCGCCGTTTATCGATTCTATGCGTTTAACGAATGAACCATGCATCTTAACACTCATCATATACTTATCTTTTTGCATGTGCACCATGTAATCGCTCGTCCAAAAACTCCTATTTGCTTTGAGCGTGCAATTAGCCGAGCCGGGATAGTTAAACCCATCCATGGCATATTTACAAGCATCTCCGGTGTCAAATGAACGAAGCAGGCCAAAATTGTTTAACAATACTTCCCCGCGTTTTAACCCGCAGTCGGTTCTTAATTGCCGCCCGATTGCAGTCAAATCCATACGCTGTTTAAAAACCGTCCAGCGTAATCCGTTCGAGCAGTAATCGAAAAGCATTTTCTGTTTACCGGGTTCGAAAGCAAAATTGGTTTTGGCAGTAACCGTCATCCAAAAAAGCAAGCTGTTTACAAAGTGGAGTCCATAATTACCGAACTGCAGCATTACGCCATGTTGCTGAAAGGAGAAGTCAGGTTGGATACCCTCCTTTAGCGACACCGTTATAATGGACTGCATCTCCTTTATCAATCTTGCAAAACCTGCTTCATCATGATTGATCATAGCAGCACGTGCCTGGTTGTCTAATTGCCATATCAGATTTTGCCCTGTTGCACGATAAACGGGCATTCTTTTGACCAGTACCTGGTTCAAGTAAGCTAATTCTTCGGGAATTGCGTCTTTGTCAAGCATAATCATTAAGCTAGAAAAGGCAAAGGGGGTATTGATATTATTTTGCCACCAGTTGGAGCATTGAAAATCATTTTTTACCCAAAATTTCAGGGCCAGATGCACGGCTTTCAGGTACACGGCATCATGAGTTTTATAATATACACGGCACATCAGCATCGTACGGTACAAATGCCACGAAGGCAGCCATGCACTTCGCATGGGCGATTGATAGTCCAGGTCCGCCCAGCTACCGTCTTCTTTGAGTGATTTGAAATACCCGGGGCCATCGGTGGTGTATTTGACGTCGTCGGTAACCCGATAGCTCTGTTCGGTGGCATAAGCGGTGTCGGATAACAGCAACCTGCGTGTTGTACTGCGCACATAGTCCAGATCAGATCCGGTTACTCCCTGACCGAATGCCGCAAATGGAACCAGGCATATGGTGAATAAAATAGCGTAAGATGTTTTCATTCGGAATTTCTATGTAATTGGTATGGTCAACTTACAACAATATTATCGATAAAGGCTTCGCAATACGGCTTCGAAACCCAGAAAGATAGTTGAACCATTCCTGTTGATTATGAATTAAACCTGCCCTGTCCCATGCTGCACCAGCATAATATGTCAGGGGCTTACCCGGAACCACATTACCGAAGGCAAGTAAATGTCCGTTCATGGCTTTAGCGCCGCCGAATCCTGAATCAAACACACAGCCGACGCCAGTAGTCCCATGCTCTTTGTTATCGGGCTCCCAGTAGGCTATCACACCTTTATCGGCCGATAGCATTCTGGCGTCGTCTCCCTTACGTGTTACGATGCCAATAACCACAGGCAAACTGCTTTTACCTACAATATTAAAATCAGCCTGGATACGGTTTAGTTGCGAACCGGCGTCAATGGTAATGGTTTTTGTCAACGTATAACGATAGCCGTCAATACCTTTTGCAGGATAAGACAGCTGAAATGTAGTACGGAGTGGACCGTTGTCAAGAATTTTCCAGGTTTTGTAATTATTAGTATAGCAAATTGAGTCTTTGATATATGGTGCAATATCGCCTGCCCCTAGCGATTTACCCACACCATAGTAATCCAGGCCTTCTCCATGGTCTTCATGATAATTATCGCCTTTATACCACTTATCCACCACTAAGGCCGACGTACGTTTACTCCATACATCAATACCAAAAGCGTTATCCTTCTTCGATTCCAGCGCTGGACCGTACATTCTGAAAGCCACGCGATCATTCTCCCAGGCAAAATCATCATAACGTTCAGGCACGAAGCGTGCAAATGTTCGGGCAGCAACAACAGCAGGCTTACCTTTTTTAAGGGTGATAATGGTTGAAGATTTTGCACGGCAAGTGACCTGTACCAACACATTGGCCGGTTCAGCATTACCTTTATATTCCAACTGGTACGGCAATTCGCTGCCAGCCGCATTCCTGACCACAAAAGGGGAGTCAAAAGATGTCACCCATGGTTTGATTAAAGAGTACGGTATTTCAACCAGTTCTTCAACCCGGTTTAAGTCCGAACTATTGGTGATCTTAATATAAAGGTCTTTAGCATGAGCATCCTGTTGAAAAAGAAGGCATGACATGAGAAGTGTTACTGCAGATATGAGTTTATTAAGCATGTACGTCGGATTTAACGGGCGTTCGCACCCTGATTATTTAATTAACAGTTTCCAATTGCTTCCGTAATAGGCTTTTTTAAGCTGCACCAGCTTTCCGAGATCGTTCTTCTGCATATAATAATTCTTAATGTCCTGGTACAGGTAAAATTGCAGCCAGTACCCGTTGGTGTACCGGTCTTTTTCAGAACGCACCTGCATCAGCTTGGCATACCAGCTCAGGTTGAGACCTAAACTTTGAGCAGCTTTGACAGCCAGTTGCGCATTGGCCCATAGCTGGTCGGCCATTCTTTTATGCAGCGCGGTGTAGTCCTGGTATTTAAACTTTGATATATCGATTAATTCGCAATCATCCTTAATGTCCAGTTTCTTCAACTCAACCGAATCCTCAAATACTTTGTCTCCATCCAAATCATAAAGTATTTTGTCGAGAAAACCATTCTGATCGTCGTCTACATATTTAACAGTAGCAAACTTGGAAGGATCCTTCGCCAGCCATTTCCGATCCCATCCCTGGTAAAATGTTGCGTTCTGATCAATACGCCAGCAACCCCATTCTGCACCATACAGGTGAATGCGACCATCGAATTTGCTTAGATAGAGTTTACCGCTACCTGAAAAATCCTTATCCCACTCCCCCCGGTCGCCCGCAGGATCTGCTTGTCCATTATTGTCGAGCCCGCCTTTGCCGGTACCAACTTTGAATGGGTCGGAAGGGTCATAAAATTCTACTCGCTCCCAACGGTTACAATCGTCGTCCTCATCGTAAACCAAAACAGCCTGTTTCCACTTGCCGCGGTTAAATACCAGGTCGAGCGCATGGTCGCGATCAGGATAGACAAGTTCGGTTAACTGCCGCCAGCGGGGATCCATAAAAAACTGGTCGGCCTCGGGCAATCCCCTCATATTTTTAAACGAATGTATCTGATCACGATAATCGAGCAACCCGCCCCTAAAACTTATAGACAGGTCATAATCAAAATCGTTACCAGGAGCATTGTCATTATCCATATCTATACCAATAGACATCCAGTCGATATTACCGCTAAGTTTAGTCTGGTATGTATCCTGTCCGGGCTTGGAGTTTTTAGGCGAGTCAACTAAGCGAACCGCCATTTCAGAAAGACCATCATTGTCCGGGTCATAAAAAATGAAGGGGTTTTCCCAATTCATCTTCAAATTATTTAGCGTGTAAGTGGCCACGTGTATTTTCATGAACTCGGTATTGCCACTGTAGTCAAGCATGAAATCCGAAATACCGTTCTTATCCCAGGCCTTTATTTCAAAATTGTTCCAGTCGATATAGTTGAAAATATTGTCTTTATCAATATCCATAACCCACATATAATGCCCGTAAGGCCAGGGGTTATCATTTTTCACCAATGGGTAATCGGCTATGACCTGCATATCGGCCTTTTTATCATTATCGTTATCGACCCAATCAATAATTAAGTCGCCCATCGCCCCGTATCTTCCGTCTCTATTACGGTCAATCAACAAGCAGTCGCTGTACGTGTCGCCCTCCAGATCTCCCCACTTCATGTCATCGTTGTCATCAACCCACATTACACCAATACTGTCGCGGGTAACTGACCGGATGACATCAGGGTCACCGTCGTGATCTAAGTCCACTAAAGCTGGCTTATAATTAGCCGGAGGTGGTGGCAGACGCAATGCATTTATATTTAGCCTTACGTTCCAATAGGTCGAGGATTTAGAATCTTGAGCAAACGAATTACCTATCATCCCCGTTAATAGCAATCCGACAATCAGAACGAGGACTTTGTAGCTGAACTTAGCGTTTAGAAATTTACTCATAAGAAGTATGGAGCTTAGGCATTAATTTGGAAAAAGGCTTGCACACCCAGTAATTGCAGCAATATTTTTGAGCGTGCTCAGAAAAACCGGTGTTTTAATTTGATCTTTTAGCAAGGCGCTACGGATCTGGAATAAGAATTTAGGAACTGCTTTGGTGATATCGCCATCAATAACGATAATCTGAGGATCATACTCATTTACGAAATGGCTTAAAATTATGCACAGGTTTTCTATATATTCTTTAATTACATCCTTAATCGTACCTGAATAGGAAGACCGATAAGATTCAAATTCCATATTTATACCGGTCAGTTCATAATATTTTCTAGAAAGCCACTGCGTTGATAAACACTCTTGTGCTGTTCTATCTTTAAAAACTAAGCTTTCCAGCGGCTCGCAGCAGGATAAGTCATTTTCGAAGATTGAGATACCCGGCGTACGGTCCAGTTTTACGCCTAACGCGCAGTTGTGACTTCCTACATTTCCGTGTAAAATTTCACCTTGTAAAAAAGCTGCCGTGTCATTTACAAAGTGAATGTTAGCCGGATCTACCTTGAGATGCCGCACCAGCCAGGTTTTTATATCAATGCCATAAATAGCCCCATGTTTGCGCGGACTTTTAAATAAACTTATGCCATTCTCATAATCGAACGGCCCGGGGACTGCGATGGCAATTTTTTGCTGATGCACCGGGGTATGCTCAAACGCCTGCTTTATATGAGCTAACAGCGTATTTAGTATTTCGTCAGAAATACCGGAGTAATCAATTGCTGACTGACATAAGGTATTTTGGTACAACGTTTTGCTATTGACATCAACGAGACCGGTTGATACATTGGAACGGCTGACTAACATTCCTAAAACAGCATTCATTAATTGTTGCTAAATAATTGACCAAAAGGTTTATAAACGAGCGCTCAACTTGAATATTTGAGAGTCACATTGCTGTTTATCGAAGTCAAAGAAAGCGGCATCCGATTAAAAATTGCTTAATAATGCATTAATAGGGGATTTGCATTGTAACTTACTTGTGATACATCCTTATTTCTGTCTTTGACCAAATAACCAATCCCATACTTCTTCTTTAGGATAGGTAGGCGTCCAGGCATCATGACCTACATTTGGATATTCGGTATACCTGGGTTTGCCTCTAACAGCTTTTATGGCACTGACCATGTCTCTCGACCTGGCCACAGGAACGGTTGAATCTGCATCGCCATGAAATATCCAAAGCGGGACTTTAGCAATTTTACTTGCATAGGCCAAATCGCCACCGCCGCAAACCGGCATTGCCGCAGCAAATACCGACGGCTTTCGTTGCAGTAACTCCCATGTAGCAAAGCCTCCCATCGATAGTCCGGTTACATACACCCTTCTTTTGTCTATATTCTTCTCTCTTAATAAGGAATCGATAACAGTAATAGCTAGTTTCATCGGCCATGTAGGTATTTCCTTCATTTCGTGTTTCGACGCACCAAAAGGGGTGTTCACCCATACGCCGTTGCCATTGGCACCTTCGTCTTCCTGTTTAGGGCATTCGGGCGCTAAAACGTAACAAGGATATTTAAGCCAGAACTTAAAGGGGGCAAATCTGAAGAACTGCCGGCGATTATCTATACCGCGCTCACCGGCACCATGCATAAAAATTAATAGTGGATAGGATTTTCCTGCAACCATGCCCGGCGGGGTGTACAGACGGTAAGGCAGCACATGCCCACTATATTTTAAAACTCTGTATTGAAACTCGGTAAATGGCTTTTCCCATTCCTGTAACGGAACCTTTATAAAATCCGGCTTTAGCGGGTCTGGTTTGTCTTTTTGAAGGCTGTCCTGCGGTCTGCGGATCAAATTTGATCTGTTCTCTACACTTGAGCCCGTACTTATCAAAAATAGAGCACCAACTACGATACCAATTTGAGCAATCTTTAACATTTTTCGCTATTTTATGAGGGATCTATTTCACAAGTGTATTGATCATATTAAGCAACAACCTCGCAGCAATCGGGTCAGTCTTGGCTTTATCGATACGTATTTCCGAAAGGATAAGGTTTTTTGATTGCTCTTTAATCTGCACAATAGGGAAACCGCGCAGATTATCCAGTTTCGTCATCCGGGCATCCATGCTTCCTGGCAGGTAGCCATGTATTCGGGTGTGAGACGCCAATGCAGTAAGCCCATCCCTCCTGTTGATTTGATAAGCTCCCGAAACCACCGATGGCAGCTCTCTTAACTCATTATTAAAGAAACGGGTATCTAACGGCTCGATACCATCAAACACCGGCGATTCGGGGATATCCATGGTAGTTACTTCCCCATTGCTCTTGTTGATTCCTCTGATGTATTCTGGTAAAAGCACATGGCTGAAATTCCCGGCATTGCTTAACAAGACAGGTGCCCCTGAATTGATAAAATCTTTGAGCTGTGCAGTTTGAGCAGCAGTCGTATTGCTTGAATCGATTCCGGCTAACACATATACATCCGCTTTTAATTTAATCAAATCGGTTATTGAGCTGGCTGTCTGATGGCTGATACCCAATTCATTTAACGCCGGCGATAACGTTCCTTTAGTATCAAGTAAGGCAATTTTTGTACTGGTTGCAAGTGTTCTTATAATGTCCGCTTTCTGCAGAAAAGTAAGATCGTAACTATTTTCAGACACCACACTGGCTCGATCAATGATTTTCAAAACCAGTTTACCATTAACCCTTGCGCTCGGCAGGTTTTCAGGAATAAGGATTGCGGGCTGGACCCACTGCCGACCATAATGGGGAACGGCCGGAATATCGGTCCTTCCTTTAGCAAAGCTATTTCCCCGTTCATCTAAAAGCTCCCATTGCAAGGTACTTGCCGGCAGTATGGTGCCATCTTCTTTATCATTTACAATACAGATGCGCGTCGGCAGCTTTTTACCATTGTAAAAATGCCTCCCCCAAAGTTCCGCAGTTACCAATACAGGTTGCAAAGCTTGTTTTACCTGGTAGTAAACCGGGAATGGCTTTATTTTATCGGCTTGGTAAACATTTGTGAACCAAGTCAAGGCAGCAAAGTGCAGTATACCGGCTGCTCTATCGTTGCTGCGGCGTAAGGCTTCGGCCAGTTCTTTGGTAATAAATCCCTGTGGAATTAAGAAATATTTCGGATCGTTATATTCATACGTGAATTTACCGGCAAGTGCTTCGGGATTCTGGTGGACGTAGTTGTAGAAACGAGTTGCATGGCCCGTCTCGTCAGTATAGCCGGTAGACATCTCCTGGCTGATGAGCGGACGACCATCATTTTTATTCTTCTTTTGCCACTCGCCGTTGAAATAGTCGAATAACGAGTCGTCATACCAGTTGATGTAAGCATGGGGGTCGTCAATATCGCCGTCATCGATGTCCTTCAAAAAATCCTTTCCGAACTTTTTGACATTGCGTTTATAGTTTGAATCGAATACCACCGGGCGGGTCGGGTCTACGACCCGCATCAATTTGACCACATCTGAAATAATTTTCATCTTCACTTTTGTACGCTCAAAATCCGGGTCATTATCGTAAAACTTCATTTCGTTATTAACAGTCCAAAACAACAACGAAGGATGGTTGCGGTACTTTTTTAGCAGGTCTAAAAATTCCTTCTTCCATAGGTCTATTAAATTTTGCGTGGGCATGCTGCTTTCCAGGAACAACCAGGGCCAGGTTCCCTCATAGCTTACGCCTATGCCGTTCTGGTCCGATGCGTTCATCCAGGTTTCTGTATAAGGTACAGTATGCGTACGCGTAACCATAATGTTTCCGGCTTTCATCAATTTGGTAAATTTATCAGCCAGTAACGTATCGTTAGGCGCCAACGGCATCGGCGTATGATTTCCGCCACGTAGCCAATAACGTTTGCCATTCAGGTAAAGGTAATCTCCGACAGCCTTGAAGGTCCTGAAACCGGATGTAATATTTTTTTGGTCGGATGCCGCCTTATCCGTTGTTAGCGCAAAGCCAAAGTCATATAAATTCGGGTTTTCGGGCGTCCATAACCGGGGTTTCAAGCCCGATACCTGGTAACTAAATGTCTTTTCTTCGCCGGCTTTGATTTCCCTGGCTGTGAGTGAAGCACCATGGTAGAGCAAATCTTTTATCCTGTTATCCTTTATAACCGTTGCAAGCGAAATCGTTTTGGTTACACCACTGTAGTTTTTTATGGTTACATCAATATTGGCTCCTGTTAAATCAGGCTTGATGAATACATCTTCAATTCTTACAGGGTTGGTAATCGTCAAGGATACAGGTTGCCAGATACCTGCGGGGTCTTCGTTTAAAAAACCATGAGCAAGATCTTTCACCATCTTTTGGGTTACCTCCACGGTAACAGCTACTCCGGCAATTTTATCCGCATCCCGAATATCTTTTACATAATCCCTGACCACCTTAACGGCCACCAGATTTCTACCTGGTTTGAGCAAACTGCTGGCATCAACCGTAAAATTGCCAAACATACCCACATGGCTACCTGCTTTCTTACCGTTAACCCAAACCTCCCCGACTTTTGACACCGCATCAAAATTGAGCTGTAAAACTTTACCGGTAACGGTTTGCGGCAGCTCGATCCATTGCCTATACCAACCCACACTTGTTTTCTTATAATCGAACGTATAGTTTTCGCACCGTTCTGTTTCTTTTTGAAAATAGTTATCGGCGACGCCCTTACTACCACCATTGTATCTTTCCCCGTGCAGCCAAACCCTTATCGGGTTCCAGAAGTTAGGTACCGTCAGCACATGCCAGCTGTCATCTTTTACTAAGGGAGATACTGCCTTGGCCTCATCGGTAGTCTCGTAACCGGGCGAGAACAACCATCTGCCATTTAAGGAGACTTCGGTGCGTGCAGGTTTGATTGTCTTGACAACAATGCTCTTGTAGGCAGCGCGTTCCTTAAGACGCTGGGAAGCTTTATCAATTGCAGGCAGGGCAAACTCCTTTACCGGCAGTCCCGCAATGGCTGCTGTATCGACAGGCGTTACAACCAGATCATCAAACTCATTTGTGATCCAACTGCCACCCAGGGTTATCTTGCCTGAAAATGCAAGTCTGGAATTCTTATCGACTATATCAATTCTCGGTAAGTTTTCGTTCTCTAAAAATACTCGTATGCGGTCGCCCGTCAACTGGATGCGGAACTGGTACCATTTACCTGATCGGGGCTGAAAATTAAGCACACGCAAAGCCAGGTAGTCGTCGGTACCCATATAACCTAACCTTGCCAGGTATAAAAATTTTTGCGAGCCGCCTTTAAGCATTAAAATATAACGGTCATCGCGGTTACCCGCCCTGAAGCCGGCGCAAATCTGTACTTGCCTGGCCGTATCGGGAACTCTTGCCTTAAACTTAAACTCGTAGTTCCTCCATTCCTTTTCCCCAAAGCTAAGGTAGGCATCCTTTGTAACCAGCACCGAACTTTTGATGCCCGCTAATCCCCGGCCTATCTTTTCATACTTTATAAGAGAATCATCAAAACGTTCGTCGATTTTGATTGCCTTTTGGGCATACACCTTTGAACACATTAAACAGAAAAGCAATGTTGCTTTGAATAAGGATGAAGTAATTTTCATTTAGATTATACGGTATTAGAAAGTTACGCACAGGGCGGATTGGTGACGACCACAGCAGCGTTTAATAGTAATGCAATACTATGGGCAACTTCTAATAAAAGATTAACAAAGCATTAATAACGATAATAAATTTTGCTTCTAAACAAGGCTGACAACTAATTTCGGACCTTTTCAGCTCAGAGCAAGTAAAAGCGAACCGGCGATTAATAAACTATTAAGCTTTTTTTAATCCGGCATGCTATTTTGGTCACAATTAGTCTGTCTGGCTTCAGCTCTTAAAACAGCGCAAATAGCTAACACAACAAGCAAAACATTTTCCACTATTGAATGAATAAATTTCTATACTCCTTAGCTGCAGCCGCAAGTACGGCGGTCATTATTTCATTTACCGTTTTACCGGATTCGATATACCGCCGG
Protein-coding sequences here:
- a CDS encoding polysaccharide lyase family 8 super-sandwich domain-containing protein, which encodes MKTSYAILFTICLVPFAAFGQGVTGSDLDYVRSTTRRLLLSDTAYATEQSYRVTDDVKYTTDGPGYFKSLKEDGSWADLDYQSPMRSAWLPSWHLYRTMLMCRVYYKTHDAVYLKAVHLALKFWVKNDFQCSNWWQNNINTPFAFSSLMIMLDKDAIPEELAYLNQVLVKRMPVYRATGQNLIWQLDNQARAAMINHDEAGFARLIKEMQSIITVSLKEGIQPDFSFQQHGVMLQFGNYGLHFVNSLLFWMTVTAKTNFAFEPGKQKMLFDYCSNGLRWTVFKQRMDLTAIGRQLRTDCGLKRGEVLLNNFGLLRSFDTGDACKYAMDGFNYPGSANCTLKANRSFWTSDYMVHMQKDKYMMSVKMHGSFVKRIESINGENLRGPYLNDGVTLIQQTGNEYRNIEPLWNWQMLPGITTDTSITLTKAFATANNSPFVGQVSDSVAGISAMIYNRMDVKANKSYFFVDDMLIALGAGITSLHPTQTFTTVNQRFAGNSKVYLGKNKQGEAWLWHDNMVYIFPDNKQEPITDNAKRQGNWINIDKASADKTVKGEVFTTYLSHAKKNDYAYIIKPAVNLEQAKSISENTSVKVLVNTATVQAIQSGSRVMAVFYAPGSVTMDNKQVIKADKPCLVILNTGNGNVWVSDPTRTAATISLEIGKRTRQVQMPSGDYGGSTIKM
- a CDS encoding LacI family DNA-binding transcriptional regulator — encoded protein: MNHYTGYFLISPAGPELKSRMEIYKEVTIYDIAKQLNLSAATVSRALANHSSVGQISKSRVQKMARQMGYRTNFLASNLRKQRSNTIGVIVPRLNSCFISDVIAGIEQTIYQANYNLIISQSLETLDKEIKNAESMYKNRVDGLLASLSNETRDIDHFNMYSKRNIPVVFFDKTPANSNFTTVSTNNIKAAYHITQHLIEQGCRRIVHVTSNKIHSVYIDRFKGYRQALSDNHIPYEPQMVVTTSLNAPDPIAIIDRTLALSKQADAIFATNDLCAVACIKELKARGLSVPNDIAIAGFNNDPLSRIIEPNLTTVNYKGNEMGQTAARELLKYLDESAQQSMEPNRLCIDSEVVVRASSLIR
- a CDS encoding glycoside hydrolase family 71/99-like protein: MKTIISALGALLLLAGLSPLSGRFTGNHNVAVAPVVEKSYTPDPSTLDKKVMFGYQGWHATPNDGSGNRVWRHWFGGRSPDSANANFDVWPDMREYPASVQEPTNMSYPDGRKASLYSAYKYEAVDVHFKWLKDNELDGVFEQRFLSDVGSPGGRRHFNQVVRNVKKASEKYKRIYCIMYDISGAGKNWKQNLLADWKYLVDSLQITKSKSYLNHKGRPLLAIWGLGFNHTGFATVSQVDSLLNWFHNGPDKKYRATIMGGVNDNWRSHTSDWMAVYNKLDVLSPWAVGRYGSMAAADNFKERVIVPDIDYCKKQKVDYLPVIFPGFSWYNLRHGRSAFNQIPRNGGNFYWRQSYNVIDAGVKMIYIAMYDEVDEGTAMYKLAKSKADKPARAKFISADQDNEHLPSDWYLQLAGATSNILREGNGNTDKIPRYLFNKIK
- a CDS encoding DUF4861 family protein; its protein translation is MLNKLISAVTLLMSCLLFQQDAHAKDLYIKITNSSDLNRVEELVEIPYSLIKPWVTSFDSPFVVRNAAGSELPYQLEYKGNAEPANVLVQVTCRAKSSTIITLKKGKPAVVAARTFARFVPERYDDFAWENDRVAFRMYGPALESKKDNAFGIDVWSKRTSALVVDKWYKGDNYHEDHGEGLDYYGVGKSLGAGDIAPYIKDSICYTNNYKTWKILDNGPLRTTFQLSYPAKGIDGYRYTLTKTITIDAGSQLNRIQADFNIVGKSSLPVVIGIVTRKGDDARMLSADKGVIAYWEPDNKEHGTTGVGCVFDSGFGGAKAMNGHLLAFGNVVPGKPLTYYAGAAWDRAGLIHNQQEWFNYLSGFRSRIAKPLSIILL